Proteins found in one Mytilus edulis chromosome 2, xbMytEdul2.2, whole genome shotgun sequence genomic segment:
- the LOC139511648 gene encoding pygopus homolog 1-like: MSYPCVLCDQQVRPRQHALQCEDCDKWQHRLCNTGISITDYRLMVNEKVDIIFHCVECVRIPQDMEVEAPEVLEAPPSK, encoded by the exons ATGTCGTACCCTTGTGTGCTATGTGACCAGCAAGTCCGACCAAGACAACATGCTCTCCAATGTGAAGATTGTGATAAATGGCAACACAGGCTTTGCAATACAg GTATATCAATTACTGATTACCGCCTGATGGTCAATGAAAAAGTCGACATCATTTTCCACTGTGTAGAATGTGTCCGCATACCACAAGATATGGAGGTTGAG GCTCCAGAAGTATTAGAAGCACCACCATCAAAATaa